In Astyanax mexicanus isolate ESR-SI-001 chromosome 17, AstMex3_surface, whole genome shotgun sequence, a single window of DNA contains:
- the LOC103037856 gene encoding phosphatidylinositol-binding clathrin assembly protein isoform X1 — protein MSGQSITDRIAAAQHSMTGSAISKAVCKATTHEVSAPKKKHLDYLMHCTNELSVSIPHLADTLIERTANQSWVVVFKTLITTHHLMMYGNERFIQYLASRSTLFNLNNFIDKGALQGYDMSTYIRRYSRYLNERAMSYRLVAVDFTKMKRGIDGVMRTMSTEKLMKTLPIIQNQLDALLDFEASSNELTNGVINGAFMLLFKDSIRIFAAYNEGVINLLEKYFDMKKHQCKEALEIYKRFLTRMTKLSEFLKVAEQVGIDQVDIPDLSQAPSSLLQALEQHLASLEGKKIKELSSVNRDEKQQAQEAEGDRLQPTKGVQLKDIGMQTPTVSPSGQSVGSANSTCTSSGATELLSTPPDLPITNGVHNFTSDHFDLQHNLNTPVQTTTLPANNNGWGGPLLKPALSSHVHGQGTHLHNGGKLLTNDLDSSLANLVGNLHFGGPPAKKPEMQWTHLEKKTTGGSHWQSKAMSGTAPWGHTHLAPAPIPMPQMNGMIYTGYAPAPVAFPMTTPQVPVYGMIPPPMGQMGSVPLMAPQPVMYNQPMLRTTNPFTPVPGTQMHFM, from the exons ATCTGATGCACTGCACCAATGAGCTGAGTGTGAGTATACCTCATTTGGCTGACACGCTGATTGAAAGGACGGCCAATCAAAGCTGGGTTGTGGTGTTCAAGACCCTTATCACCACTCACCATCTCATGATGTACGGCAATGAG AGGTTCATCCAGTACCTTGCATCCAGAAGCACACTCTTTAACTTGAATAATTTCATAGATAAAGGTGCATTACAAG GTTATGATATGTCAACCTACATCAGACGGTATAGCAGATACCTTAACGAACGGGCAATGTCCTACAGGCTGGTAGCAGTTGACTTCACTAAGATGAAGAGAGG GATTGATGGGGTGATGCGCACCATGAGCACAGAGAAGCTGATGAAAACTCTCCCAATCATTCAAAACCAGCTGGACGCCCTCCTGGACTTTGAG GCCAGCTCTAATGAACTGACCAATGGCGTGATCAATGGTGCCTTCATGCTGCTCTTCAAGGACTCTATCCGCATCTTTGCTGCTTACAATGAGGGTGTCATTAACCTTCTAG AGAAATATTTTGATATGAAGAAGCACCAGTGTAAAGAGGCCCTGGAAATATACAAGAGGTTTCTTACCAGGATGACCAAGCTGTCAGAGTTTCTCAAAGTGGCAGAG CAAGTTGGAATTGATCAGGTTGACATCCCAGATCTCTCACAG GCCCCAAGCAGTCTCTTACAAGCTCTCGAGCAACACCTGGCCTCTCTGGAGGGCAAGAAAATCAAAGAGCTCTCCTCTGTCAACAG GGATGAGAAACAGCAGGCTCAGGAGGCAGAGGGAGACAGATTACAGCCTACAAAG GGAGTACAGCTCAAAGATATTGGTATGCAGACCCCAACAGTGTCTCCCAGTGGGCAGTCTGTGGGAAGTGCCAACAGTACCTGCACCAGCAGTGGTGCCACTGAGCTCCTATCCACTCCACCAGATCTACCCATCACAAACGG TGTGCACAATTTCACCAGTGATCATTTTGACCTTCAACACAACCTCAACACCCCTGTTCAGACCACCACTCTGCCTGCCAATAATAATGGCTGGGGAG GACCACTGCTGAAGCCCGCTCTCTCTTCACATGTTCATGGTCAAGGCACACATCTCCACAATGGAGGAAAGTTACTGACTAATGACCTGGACTCCTCTTTGGCCAATCTTGTGGGCA ATTTGCACTTTGGAGGACCCCCGGCCAAAAA GCCAGAAATGCAGTGGACTCACCTGGAGAAGAAAACCACAGGAGGCTCTCACTGGCAGTCTAAAGCCATGAGTGGCACTGCACCATGGGGGCACACACACCTGGCTCCTGCTCCCATTCCCATGCCACAAATG AATGGAATGATTTATACTGGCTAT GCACCAGCTCCGGTAGCATTTCCAATGACAACCCCCCAAGTGCCTGTATATGGGATG ATTCCTCCTCCCATGGGCCAGATGGGTTCAGTCCCCTTGATGGCACCCCAGCCTGTGATGTATAACCAGCCTATGCTTCGCACCACTAACCCTTTCACTCCTGTTCCTGGAACTCAG ATGCACTTCATGTAG
- the LOC103037856 gene encoding phosphatidylinositol-binding clathrin assembly protein isoform X3, which yields MSGQSITDRIAAAQHSMTGSAISKAVCKATTHEVSAPKKKHLDYLMHCTNELSVSIPHLADTLIERTANQSWVVVFKTLITTHHLMMYGNERFIQYLASRSTLFNLNNFIDKGALQGYDMSTYIRRYSRYLNERAMSYRLVAVDFTKMKRGIDGVMRTMSTEKLMKTLPIIQNQLDALLDFEASSNELTNGVINGAFMLLFKDSIRIFAAYNEGVINLLEKYFDMKKHQCKEALEIYKRFLTRMTKLSEFLKVAEAPSSLLQALEQHLASLEGKKIKELSSVNRDEKQQAQEAEGDRLQPTKGVQLKDIGMQTPTVSPSGQSVGSANSTCTSSGATELLSTPPDLPITNGVHNFTSDHFDLQHNLNTPVQTTTLPANNNGWGGPLLKPALSSHVHGQGTHLHNGGKLLTNDLDSSLANLVGNLHFGGPPAKKPEMQWTHLEKKTTGGSHWQSKAMSGTAPWGHTHLAPAPIPMPQMNGMIYTGYAPAPVAFPMTTPQVPVYGMIPPPMGQMGSVPLMAPQPVMYNQPMLRTTNPFTPVPGTQMHFM from the exons ATCTGATGCACTGCACCAATGAGCTGAGTGTGAGTATACCTCATTTGGCTGACACGCTGATTGAAAGGACGGCCAATCAAAGCTGGGTTGTGGTGTTCAAGACCCTTATCACCACTCACCATCTCATGATGTACGGCAATGAG AGGTTCATCCAGTACCTTGCATCCAGAAGCACACTCTTTAACTTGAATAATTTCATAGATAAAGGTGCATTACAAG GTTATGATATGTCAACCTACATCAGACGGTATAGCAGATACCTTAACGAACGGGCAATGTCCTACAGGCTGGTAGCAGTTGACTTCACTAAGATGAAGAGAGG GATTGATGGGGTGATGCGCACCATGAGCACAGAGAAGCTGATGAAAACTCTCCCAATCATTCAAAACCAGCTGGACGCCCTCCTGGACTTTGAG GCCAGCTCTAATGAACTGACCAATGGCGTGATCAATGGTGCCTTCATGCTGCTCTTCAAGGACTCTATCCGCATCTTTGCTGCTTACAATGAGGGTGTCATTAACCTTCTAG AGAAATATTTTGATATGAAGAAGCACCAGTGTAAAGAGGCCCTGGAAATATACAAGAGGTTTCTTACCAGGATGACCAAGCTGTCAGAGTTTCTCAAAGTGGCAGAG GCCCCAAGCAGTCTCTTACAAGCTCTCGAGCAACACCTGGCCTCTCTGGAGGGCAAGAAAATCAAAGAGCTCTCCTCTGTCAACAG GGATGAGAAACAGCAGGCTCAGGAGGCAGAGGGAGACAGATTACAGCCTACAAAG GGAGTACAGCTCAAAGATATTGGTATGCAGACCCCAACAGTGTCTCCCAGTGGGCAGTCTGTGGGAAGTGCCAACAGTACCTGCACCAGCAGTGGTGCCACTGAGCTCCTATCCACTCCACCAGATCTACCCATCACAAACGG TGTGCACAATTTCACCAGTGATCATTTTGACCTTCAACACAACCTCAACACCCCTGTTCAGACCACCACTCTGCCTGCCAATAATAATGGCTGGGGAG GACCACTGCTGAAGCCCGCTCTCTCTTCACATGTTCATGGTCAAGGCACACATCTCCACAATGGAGGAAAGTTACTGACTAATGACCTGGACTCCTCTTTGGCCAATCTTGTGGGCA ATTTGCACTTTGGAGGACCCCCGGCCAAAAA GCCAGAAATGCAGTGGACTCACCTGGAGAAGAAAACCACAGGAGGCTCTCACTGGCAGTCTAAAGCCATGAGTGGCACTGCACCATGGGGGCACACACACCTGGCTCCTGCTCCCATTCCCATGCCACAAATG AATGGAATGATTTATACTGGCTAT GCACCAGCTCCGGTAGCATTTCCAATGACAACCCCCCAAGTGCCTGTATATGGGATG ATTCCTCCTCCCATGGGCCAGATGGGTTCAGTCCCCTTGATGGCACCCCAGCCTGTGATGTATAACCAGCCTATGCTTCGCACCACTAACCCTTTCACTCCTGTTCCTGGAACTCAG ATGCACTTCATGTAG
- the LOC103037856 gene encoding phosphatidylinositol-binding clathrin assembly protein isoform X2, whose product MSGQSITDRIAAAQHSMTGSAISKAVCKATTHEVSAPKKKHLDYLMHCTNELSVSIPHLADTLIERTANQSWVVVFKTLITTHHLMMYGNERFIQYLASRSTLFNLNNFIDKGALQGYDMSTYIRRYSRYLNERAMSYRLVAVDFTKMKRGIDGVMRTMSTEKLMKTLPIIQNQLDALLDFEASSNELTNGVINGAFMLLFKDSIRIFAAYNEGVINLLEKYFDMKKHQCKEALEIYKRFLTRMTKLSEFLKVAEQVGIDQVDIPDLSQAPSSLLQALEQHLASLEGKKIKELSSVNRDEKQQAQEAEGDRLQPTKGVQLKDIGMQTPTVSPSGQSVGSANSTCTSSGATELLSTPPDLPITNGVHNFTSDHFDLQHNLNTPVQTTTLPANNNGWGGPLLKPALSSHVHGQGTHLHNGGKLLTNDLDSSLANLVGNLHFGGPPAKKPEMQWTHLEKKTTGGSHWQSKAMSGTAPWGHTHLAPAPIPMPQMAPAPVAFPMTTPQVPVYGMIPPPMGQMGSVPLMAPQPVMYNQPMLRTTNPFTPVPGTQMHFM is encoded by the exons ATCTGATGCACTGCACCAATGAGCTGAGTGTGAGTATACCTCATTTGGCTGACACGCTGATTGAAAGGACGGCCAATCAAAGCTGGGTTGTGGTGTTCAAGACCCTTATCACCACTCACCATCTCATGATGTACGGCAATGAG AGGTTCATCCAGTACCTTGCATCCAGAAGCACACTCTTTAACTTGAATAATTTCATAGATAAAGGTGCATTACAAG GTTATGATATGTCAACCTACATCAGACGGTATAGCAGATACCTTAACGAACGGGCAATGTCCTACAGGCTGGTAGCAGTTGACTTCACTAAGATGAAGAGAGG GATTGATGGGGTGATGCGCACCATGAGCACAGAGAAGCTGATGAAAACTCTCCCAATCATTCAAAACCAGCTGGACGCCCTCCTGGACTTTGAG GCCAGCTCTAATGAACTGACCAATGGCGTGATCAATGGTGCCTTCATGCTGCTCTTCAAGGACTCTATCCGCATCTTTGCTGCTTACAATGAGGGTGTCATTAACCTTCTAG AGAAATATTTTGATATGAAGAAGCACCAGTGTAAAGAGGCCCTGGAAATATACAAGAGGTTTCTTACCAGGATGACCAAGCTGTCAGAGTTTCTCAAAGTGGCAGAG CAAGTTGGAATTGATCAGGTTGACATCCCAGATCTCTCACAG GCCCCAAGCAGTCTCTTACAAGCTCTCGAGCAACACCTGGCCTCTCTGGAGGGCAAGAAAATCAAAGAGCTCTCCTCTGTCAACAG GGATGAGAAACAGCAGGCTCAGGAGGCAGAGGGAGACAGATTACAGCCTACAAAG GGAGTACAGCTCAAAGATATTGGTATGCAGACCCCAACAGTGTCTCCCAGTGGGCAGTCTGTGGGAAGTGCCAACAGTACCTGCACCAGCAGTGGTGCCACTGAGCTCCTATCCACTCCACCAGATCTACCCATCACAAACGG TGTGCACAATTTCACCAGTGATCATTTTGACCTTCAACACAACCTCAACACCCCTGTTCAGACCACCACTCTGCCTGCCAATAATAATGGCTGGGGAG GACCACTGCTGAAGCCCGCTCTCTCTTCACATGTTCATGGTCAAGGCACACATCTCCACAATGGAGGAAAGTTACTGACTAATGACCTGGACTCCTCTTTGGCCAATCTTGTGGGCA ATTTGCACTTTGGAGGACCCCCGGCCAAAAA GCCAGAAATGCAGTGGACTCACCTGGAGAAGAAAACCACAGGAGGCTCTCACTGGCAGTCTAAAGCCATGAGTGGCACTGCACCATGGGGGCACACACACCTGGCTCCTGCTCCCATTCCCATGCCACAAATG GCACCAGCTCCGGTAGCATTTCCAATGACAACCCCCCAAGTGCCTGTATATGGGATG ATTCCTCCTCCCATGGGCCAGATGGGTTCAGTCCCCTTGATGGCACCCCAGCCTGTGATGTATAACCAGCCTATGCTTCGCACCACTAACCCTTTCACTCCTGTTCCTGGAACTCAG ATGCACTTCATGTAG